GGTGCCCGCGGTCTCCTTGTCGCCCAGTTCGGTGGGGAGGAACGGGTGGTAGTCGAGGATGACGGGGTTGGACGCCGCCTCGATGTGCAGCCGCACCTCCTCGCCGCCCTCGGCGGGCGCCCCGATCCGGACCCACTGGTTGCGGGGGTTCAGCCCCTTCACCGGGGTGCCGTCGGGCCGGTAGACGAGCCCTTCGCACTGGAACCCCGGCATGTTCTCGTCGAATCCGAGGTCGAGGACCGCCTCGACCGTCCGTCCGGCCCAGGCCGCGGGGACGGTCCCGGTGACCCGGAACCAGCTGGTCCCCCACGGCGCGCCCCACCTCGTGCCGACCGTGATCGGCGACGGTTCGGCGGCCAGCCCCTCCGCGACCGGTACGGGCTCACCGGGGGCGTTCCAGACGGCCACGTCCAGTGGGACGGACGCGGAGTACACGGCGGGTCGGATGCGCTCGTCGAGGACGCGCTTCAGTCGGGCCTCGACCAGGCCGCGGTCGTCATGCATGAGGTTCTGCTCCGTAAGGGGTCGGGGTGCGGGAGGTGCGGGCGGTCACCAGGGGTGGACGACGGAGACGGCGGAGGAGGCCGCGTAGAGCTCGCCGACGGCACGGATCTCGATGCGCGCGGCCCGTTCGCCCGGCTCCGGGCGCAGCCCGGGGACGTGGAAGGCGCTCTGGCAGGTACCGCCGAGGAAGCGGCGGTCGCCGCCGGGGAGGACGCGGTGCAGCTCGTAGTGGCGTACCGGGCCGGGCGCGGCGGTCCAGCGCAGTCGCAGTGCGGTGCCGTCGCCGGTGGTGGCGCGGGCGGTGACGCGTGGCCGGGTGGGGGGCGCGGGCGGCCGTGCGGCCGCGCACCGCACCGCGAGGCCGCCGAGCCGATAGGCCACGGCGCCGTCGCCGGTGAGCCGGACCCCGAGGGCGCGCAGCTCGCCGGAGAGACCGTTGAGCCGCAGGGTCGCGGTCGTCCAGCCGCTGCCGCCGCGCAGGGTCCCGGCGGGGACGTAGCGGTACGGGACCGGGTCACCGGGCCGGGCCGGTTCCTCCGTGGCGACGGCGAGTTCGACGGTCACGGGGCCCTCGTCCGCCCGGTGGGCGAGCTCGACGGCGGTGCCGGGGCGCAGCGGCAGCCGGGTCGCGTAGAGCTCCAGCGTCACCGGCGCGTCGACCGACCCGGCGACCAGGACGCTGCTGCCGCCGCGCCAGGCGTCGGCGAAGTCGAAGGAGACGGCCGGGCGGCGGCCTTCGGTCCGTACCACCCATCGGCGGCCGGGCAGCCGGTCCTGGAGGCCGAGGTGGTTCCACTCGGTGCCGGAGGTGACGGTGCCGCCGTCGTACCAGCGCAGTCCGTGGCCGGTGTTGAAGGTGGTGGCGAACGGCAGCGCGGTGACGGTGGAGCGGTCGGCGACGGCGGTCGCCGGGGCTCGCCAGCCGCCGTCGCCGTCCGGGGCGGACGGGTCGAGCGACTGCCCCGTCCAGAACCGGTCGTCGGCGGCGTGGAACCGGCCCGGCGTACGGTCCACGGGCAGGTGGTTGCGGGTCCACTCGGGGCGGTAGAAGCCGTAGGAGACGACGTGGTCCCGGTCGCGGGGAATGATCGCGTCCCAGTCGACGGCCTTGTTCCAGCCGTTCGCCTCGACGTCGACCCCGGCCCACAACTCGTAGCGGCTGCGTCCGAGTCCGGCCGCGCGGGTGGCGGAGGACGCCAGTCGGGACGGTGTCCAGCGG
The Streptomyces tirandamycinicus DNA segment above includes these coding regions:
- a CDS encoding endo-beta-N-acetylglucosaminidase; protein product: MTQPIAPRRRSVVLAGAAGAAAALLAPGPAAAVPGPGSTAAAAESADLQPYASYWFPDSLPAGTPGEGVTWRSLSTWRPEDDPDLPFNTAAVPLAPRFTPVPPNRTARTGQARIQSLVSFGHTSRNPSQGAPTADYYALTHWAYLDELVFWGGSAGEGLILAPNAPVVDAAHRHGVPVLGTVFLPPVHWGGDLRWTRDLVRRDPLGRFPLAAKLVEVATAHGFDGWFVNAETEGGDAALGSEMLAFVRDLRDRGESAGLRITWYDAMTVGGTVAWQGALNERNEDFFRTADSMFVDFRWTPSRLASSATRAAGLGRSRYELWAGVDVEANGWNKAVDWDAIIPRDRDHVVSYGFYRPEWTRNHLPVDRTPGRFHAADDRFWTGQSLDPSAPDGDGGWRAPATAVADRSTVTALPFATTFNTGHGLRWYDGGTVTSGTEWNHLGLQDRLPGRRWVVRTEGRRPAVSFDFADAWRGGSSVLVAGSVDAPVTLELYATRLPLRPGTAVELAHRADEGPVTVELAVATEEPARPGDPVPYRYVPAGTLRGGSGWTTATLRLNGLSGELRALGVRLTGDGAVAYRLGGLAVRCAAARPPAPPTRPRVTARATTGDGTALRLRWTAAPGPVRHYELHRVLPGGDRRFLGGTCQSAFHVPGLRPEPGERAARIEIRAVGELYAASSAVSVVHPW